Proteins encoded within one genomic window of Spodoptera frugiperda isolate SF20-4 chromosome 7, AGI-APGP_CSIRO_Sfru_2.0, whole genome shotgun sequence:
- the LOC118266512 gene encoding cuticle protein 3 → MKLILISALFGFAAAAYAPSAYPEQSNRPQASFEKNARIIALDSDVKEDSFRYNYETENGIKAEEQGREADGIEAQGGFQYTGDDGQVYSISYAAGQGGFQPQGAHIPTPPPVPEEILKALEQNARDEAAGIIDDGQYNPGKYGDVASAGAAYQQPQQFARAQASYRQSYKY, encoded by the exons ATGAAACTG ATCCTGATCTCCGCTCTCTTCGGCTTCGCCGCCGCGGCGTACGCCCCATCAGCCTACCCTGAACAATCCAACCGCCCCCAGGCTTCCTTCGAGAAGAATGCCAGAATCATCGCTCTGGACTCCGACGTGAAAGAAGATTCCTTCAGATACAACTACGAAACTGAGAACGGAATCAAGGCTGAGGAGCAGGGTCGTGAG GCTGACGGTATCGAGGCTCAGGGTGGCTTCCAGTACACCGGTGATGATGGCCAGGTCTACTCCATCAGCTACGCTGCCGGTCAGGGTGGTTTCCAACCCCAGGGTGCTCACATCCCCACTCCTCCCCCAGTACCTGAAGAGATCCTGAAGGCTCTGGAGCAGAACGCTCGTGATGAGGCTGCTGGCATCATTGATGATG GTCAATACAACCCCGGCAAATACGGAGACGTCGCCAGCGCTGGCGCCGCCTACCAACAGCCCCAACAGTTCGCGAGAGCACAGGCTAGCTACAGACAATCCTACAAATACTAA